The region CAGAAAAGATTGAAATTTccattattttacaaataagagCAATAAGACATGAACTACTAGTTCATTTCAACTCAAAATAGTCACAATCGTATACAGAACATTTCTCTGGCATAACCAGAACTTGAATAAACAGAAAGCATGTTAGAATAGAACTTACTTTAGATCTCTTGAAGAGGGCATTATAAAAATCATGTTCAGCTTCTGATTGTTCACATTCAATGACTTGAACGTCGGTTGGTGGAAGAAGCAGTATAGGCCTAATTTCACATGCGTTAACATCAAATTGCCTACTGTGAAGGGATTTTGCTCACAGGAAGGCagtagaaaaatataacatgaCGAGGATAATCACTCACCTTCCCTCTTTGTCCTTTGTTTCCTTTGTTCTCCTCAGCATTAATGGCCTCAGAATAGCTTTAATCAATTTTAGCCCTCTCTGATCACCATTCTCATAGGGTCTCTGGATCAACTTTGACCACCTGTACGAGGAAAAAATCATATTCAAGGATAAAATTGGAGTTTTGCTGAGCCAGCTCATCCTTCAACATTAGTATAGTTATCAAGAGATAAAACAATTGCccaattattttaacttttgtcCAAAATGCTGTAGAATCATACACATGGAAAttgatttgtgattcaaaataacATTTGCACATGGGTGTTcattcaaaataacttttattcaatttattgtgaaTCATATACACATGGAAATTTATTTTGcccaatttattcaattatttatcaatttattttttcaagattaGTATAGTTCTTTCGATTCCTGTTCTGCCGTGGGTGTGTTTTATTTCACAGATATTAACACATTCTACATGGAAATTGGATGGCAACGtatgttgtattttaaatttttagtgtaCATACCATGCCCAGTTGCACCATGGCTCAACATGCAAGAAACATAAGAGGCTGTAAAGGTCTTCCAAGTTATTCTGCAATTCACAGTGGCTTTGGTGAGTAAATAGAAGACGAAATTCCCGTTAAAATCTAGTCTCAAATTTTACAACCACAAAACCAACACTTAAACCACAAAAGAATGGATTTCTTAGTTATTTCAGGACCGCACTTCACAAATAACTTGTATGGATGCATATTAACTGTTCacaaaaacaatattaattcaGATAGGCGCGCACACAGAATTTACTAAATGAAACTTGCAACCCCCAAATCTATGATGCAAGAACACACTATACGCATTGAGAAATAAGAAGGCATACCTGAATAGGTGTACCGCTAAGACACCAACGGCAGTGAGAGGACAACGTAAAGGCAGCCTGAGCACCTAGGGTCCTTGAGGATTTGATAATATGCGCTTCGTCTAGAACCACCCTGTACCACTCAACTTTGtggaaaatgctattttctccATCCTGTATCAGAATTCACAAAAGTATTGCAACACCAGCAACAATAATGATAACTATTGTTGAACTAAATAGATTCGATTACAACCTTGCAGGACTATAGGAAATAAGGGCAACTTACAGTCTTATAGGCTGCAGTTAGTACACCATAAGTTGTCAACACGACATCGTGTTGTGCCATCACCTTGGGATCATTGGCTCTGTCCCCACCATAATGAACAAAAATTGAGATAGTTCCTGGCTTTGAATGAGTTTCATGCTCGTCCTGCAGTTCAATTGAATATGATAATGTCTCTACCAAACAGGCAAAATGACAGTAGTGTTTAAAGACTAAAATCTACATCATCAAGCCATCTGCAAGCATCTAGAACGGATTGAATATGTCAAATTAGCAAACGAGAAACACAAGTCTCTGGAATTTAAGATACTCACCCTCCACTGACTTAGCAGGGCCATGGGACAAATAATGAGGGTGTTGCCTTTTACTTTTGGTTGAACGTTATCAgaatcttctttctcttttgattCCTTATTGTCTGTGGCTCCCAAGACAAGTTTTTGATTATCAAGGCTCCCTCGGCCTGGTCTTGCAAGTATCAACGCAATAGTCATGACAGTTTTCCCAAGCCCCATTGCATCCGCCAAAATCTAGATAAATAACTGTGATgttagagagaaaaagaatgcCTTGACACCAGAAAAGGCAAAATACAAGGGTGAAAGCAACAAAATTGCGAAAATTGTAAGCTTGTCCTAATATATTATGAAACAGGAATATGAGAGTAGAAAGGGAAAAAACGAAGAAACTCACCCCTCCTCTTGCCATCATCATTGCAGTCGGAAATTGTGTAGTTGCTTCGCCAGAAAAAATGTTCACATAAATTGCAGAACACCTCCTGTTAACAGGCATGTTCAATCAGCATATTCAAACGCCATGAAATTCTTCCAAAAATAAGCTTAGTGTCTTTCGTCTTTTTTTAGGTTCTTCATAATTTCTATTTATGAGAGAACTGCATACTCATCACATATTCGATATGCTGCCCAGCACGGATGAAGAGTCTTTGCTGCTTCCTCAACATCAACTCCCTTCTCTGATTCTGACATCCAGTAGAGAGCCTGTTTCTGGTACGGCCTTAAGTCACACATGAGTGTCTCTGGGGCCTCTATCTCCTATACAATATAACAAGAAAAAGGCAGTTTACTTGCTAGAGCAAGTTTTACTTTTATATCTGAAACTGTAAGATTAACATTGATGAGACCTACCTGTAAGTTATAAACATCTGCAGCACCAACAATCTTGTTCAAAGATGATTCTGAGATGGCTTGCTCATCTTTGTTCTGTTCCACACACTGCTGGGAGCCCTTTCTTCGTTTCACTATAGGCAACATGGCTTCAGCATCATCTGAGTCAGCCTGTTTCAATCAAACAGATAGAAGGATAATGTAACAATCTTCCTCTCACATATGGGTTTTGCTATAAAAGCCTTCTCTATGACCCATGATATATTAGAATTGGGGCACACAAAATGCCGTGTAAACGAAATCAACTTGGTAgcaagcaaaaaataaataaataaatatatcaactTGGCATGAGACCTTTGAAAATCCTCAAAAGCTATCTCAATGAAATGAAAAGTTCTACCAAAACTGATTAAATTAAACAGATTTTGTATCACCGTGAACTTTTAACTATAAAATTGTACAACTTGaactttaaataataacaacaatgaTAAGATGGAATGGTCAAGGAAGTAAAAACATACTTCCAGATTCAATGACCGTTTCCGAGAATCAAGTTCCTCTGGGGTGAACTCAGCCTGGTTGAAGCAGCAATAGAAGCAATATAAATGTTAGAACCAAACATGATCATAGATTTGAATTGCACgttcaaaatctattttccaGTGGCGTTGACATGATAGATAAGGCACCTTCTGAAAcggtttaatttttaataatttgaacAGAGTAAGGAGAGGATGAATTGTGGAGTCTATGTTTGACGGAGAATCCAGCTTCCACGATGACTTGACACCCTCTGTTAAAACTGAACGATGTATGTAAAAGCTGCAAGTTTGAGAGATAATATCATTTAACAAAtggagaaataaataaaagcagaCTGACAAATATAATAAGCAAAACAATGATCCAAATGAATCCACCCAACCATCATAAAAAACAACCATATTTAGATCAAAATAATGTTGGCATTTTACCTGACATATAACATTATATCTTGCATCAAATGAAGATTTAATGGTGCAGCAATGCATCGACCAAGAACTTTCACCTTTGAAGAATTCACAAGAGGAATAAGGCATTTTGCCCACTCCATTGGAAGCCGCCCAATCTGAAAATGAGGGGAAAAGCAAGGatttaagaaagaaaattttgaactatAATTAAGACCATTTTTTTAGTAGTTTTTCAGTTTGGCCCAACCAAAAATGTATATCCATATCAAACTATCTAAGAAATGGAGGAAACCACTAAGACATTCTTTAGTATAATtatcaagaaaataataatgctTATCAGAATAAATTTACAGAATACCTCTCCATATCGTTTGGTAGAAAAGCGAACAATCTCAGCTACTGCTGCGGCTGCCTTTGCACTCATCCAATGTGAACTGCGCCTTCTTGATTCTGCACTAGGAAAAGTGAAATGAACTATCTCATTGTTCTCCAATTTCCTTCCCCTTGTAGTAGAAATCCCAGTAATCACCGTCCTTTCCACCAACAACCAatccaattcctttggaaagtCCCCATCTTCAATCACAAGTGCACTTAGCTCCCTTCCTCCAACTCTTCCtttcttcaaattcaaatatgagGGTCTCGTCGGACTCTCGTAATTAGCCCCAGTTCCCTCTTCCAGAGAGGGCTCATTCTGAAAAACCACAATAGACTTATCCTCAATTCTGATCTCAGCCTTAGTCCCAGGACTTGATTTTGCTTCTGAGTCATCAGGCTTCCCTGAATCCTCTACTTCCATTTGTAGAGGCAGTTTTTCCTCAATATCCACATCAATTTCCTGCTTCCCCTTCAAATCCCCTTTCAACCCAGAAACTGATATGGTTTCTCCTGATTTTGCTTCTGAGCCATCAGGCTTCCATGTCAAGCGAGGACGGTCATTAAAGGTCATGCTCCGCCTAAACAGAGGTTCAGAGGATTCCAAATCCCCTGATTCCTCGACTCTTTTTACAGACACTGCTTCCTCAATATCCACATCAATTTCCTCCTTCCCCTTCAAATCCCCTTTCAACGCAGAAACTGATATGGTTTCTCCTGATTTTGCTTCTGAGCCATCAGGCTTCCATGTCAAGCGAGGACGGTCATTAAAGGTCATGCCCCGCCTAATCAGAGGTTCAGAGGATTCCAAATCCCCTGAATCCTTGACTCTTTTTACAGACACTGCTTCCTCAATATCcacatcaatttcttccttCCCCTTCAAATCCCCTTTCAACCCAGAAACTGGCGTAGCTTGTCCTCGTCGGTCTATCATCTGGGCCCTGAGATATTCGCCATCAGCCATGACTACATTATTCGTAGCCCGAAGAAACTCATCATACGACATTCTAACTCGTCCTGGGATAATCGATTTTTGGACACAATCTGAGCCCTTAACCCCCAAATCAGGCTCTTCCTTCACGCTGACGATATTTTTTGGCTTCACCTCATCATCCTTGTCAACTGTTAGGAGAAACACAGGactcaagaaaaataaatatcacaTTGCCTTGAATAAATTCTACAGTCATCAAATAGAGCTATTTGTAAAATGACATGCATGTGATAAAAGATAAACCTACCATCTTCCAACCCTCCGTCGTCCTTGTCTTGCTTGATCGGCGCCGAAACCCTAGCTCCGGTGCTGGTAACCGTCCGCTTAACCGTCGCTGGAGGGGAAGAAAGGCCAGGGCTGTCGAGGAGGAACTTGACGGCCGCCAATGCATCGTTGCCGCACCGAGTAAGGGCTCCAAGAACGTCCGATTCCGATAGTTGGGGACCGAGTTGGGCGCCAAGCATTGATCGTATCGTCTTCACGGCTTCATGTTCTCCACCTACAGTGTCGTTTTCCATATCTAATCTGAAGAAGAAGGGATTGAAGAAATGATTTCCAGAGAGAAGAACCAGAAGATGGAAATTTGCAGTGAGTCGGGATTTGGGAGAGATTTTGTAGGGCTTTGGAACTTAATTTGGCGCGAAACAAAGGGTAAAAGCGGTAGGATATGGTTTTTTTCCCTCCAAGTTAAAATTTACAGTGAGTCAGTGACTCGAGACTTGAGAGAGATTTTGTAGGGCTTTGGAACTTAATTTGGCGCGAACAAAGGGTAAGAGCGGTTTTCCCTCCaagttaaaatatttgatttttttccgctttcctcttctttttgttcttaattaaatttctatttccatttttcattaTACTCCTAATTAATTCTTGACATACACATACCATTAAGGAAATTGGAAGcaattctttttgtcatttggtCCCTTTGTTtgctttataatatttttcattgaaaacaaattttacccaaaaaatgtattttttattcttttttttttatatttaactcTAGGTCatacga is a window of Diospyros lotus cultivar Yz01 chromosome 10, ASM1463336v1, whole genome shotgun sequence DNA encoding:
- the LOC127811933 gene encoding DNA repair protein RAD5B, yielding MENDTVGGEHEAVKTIRSMLGAQLGPQLSESDVLGALTRCGNDALAAVKFLLDSPGLSSPPATVKRTVTSTGARVSAPIKQDKDDGGLEDVDKDDEVKPKNIVSVKEEPDLGVKGSDCVQKSIIPGRVRMSYDEFLRATNNVVMADGEYLRAQMIDRRGQATPVSGLKGDLKGKEEIDVDIEEAVSVKRVKDSGDLESSEPLIRRGMTFNDRPRLTWKPDGSEAKSGETISVSALKGDLKGKEEIDVDIEEAVSVKRVEESGDLESSEPLFRRSMTFNDRPRLTWKPDGSEAKSGETISVSGLKGDLKGKQEIDVDIEEKLPLQMEVEDSGKPDDSEAKSSPGTKAEIRIEDKSIVVFQNEPSLEEGTGANYESPTRPSYLNLKKGRVGGRELSALVIEDGDFPKELDWLLVERTVITGISTTRGRKLENNEIVHFTFPSAESRRRSSHWMSAKAAAAVAEIVRFSTKRYGEIGRLPMEWAKCLIPLVNSSKVKVLGRCIAAPLNLHLMQDIMLYVSFYIHRSVLTEGVKSSWKLDSPSNIDSTIHPLLTLFKLLKIKPFQKAEFTPEELDSRKRSLNLEADSDDAEAMLPIVKRRKGSQQCVEQNKDEQAISESSLNKIVGAADVYNLQEIEAPETLMCDLRPYQKQALYWMSESEKGVDVEEAAKTLHPCWAAYRICDERCSAIYVNIFSGEATTQFPTAMMMARGGILADAMGLGKTVMTIALILARPGRGSLDNQKLVLGATDNKESKEKEDSDNVQPKVKGNTLIICPMALLSQWRDEHETHSKPGTISIFVHYGGDRANDPKVMAQHDVVLTTYGVLTAAYKTDGENSIFHKVEWYRVVLDEAHIIKSSRTLGAQAAFTLSSHCRWCLSGTPIQNNLEDLYSLLCFLHVEPWCNWAWWSKLIQRPYENGDQRGLKLIKAILRPLMLRRTKETKDKEGRPILLLPPTDVQVIECEQSEAEHDFYNALFKRSKVQFDQFVAQGKVLHNYANILELLLRLRQCCNHPFLVMSRNTQEYADLNKLARRFLESNIDSATLNDRVPSRAYVEEVVEGIRKGDNTECPICLESADDPVFTPCAHRMCRECLLSSWRTPSAGLCPICRQLLKHSDLITCPSESKFRVDVEKNWNESSKVSKLLEFLEKIRRSGSGEKSIVFSQWTSFLDLLEIPLRRRRIGFLRFDGKLVQKHRERVLKEFNETSEKMVLLMSLKAGGVGLNLTAASNVFLMDPWWNPAVEEQAIMRIHRIGQKRTVRVKRFIVKDTVEERMQQVQTRKQRMIAGALTDEEVRSARIEELKMLFR